A single window of Magnetococcus marinus MC-1 DNA harbors:
- a CDS encoding MBL fold metallo-hydrolase: MVFRQLFEPLSSTYTYILGCEESGKALLIDGVMPTWQRDLGVIKQLGLKLTHTLDTHIHADHITSARTLKQEVGSRIAHPRIDGLNCTDDPLEEGTALAVGSIKLHPLFTPGHTEGHHAYHVNDRVFTGDALLIDGCGRTDFQGGDAALLYRSIHKKLFSLPDETLVYPGHDYNGRWCSCVGQEKARNPRLGNGKSESDFIKIMNELNLPYPKFIDFAVPGNQACGVCPESLPEELKAYCQPMK, translated from the coding sequence ATGGTTTTTCGTCAACTGTTTGAACCTCTTTCGAGTACGTATACCTATATTCTTGGCTGTGAAGAAAGTGGCAAGGCGTTGCTGATCGATGGGGTAATGCCCACATGGCAGCGCGACCTTGGCGTCATCAAGCAGTTGGGGCTGAAGTTGACCCACACTCTGGATACCCACATCCATGCTGATCACATCACTTCGGCAAGAACGCTGAAGCAGGAAGTCGGAAGTCGGATTGCTCATCCACGGATTGATGGATTGAATTGCACGGATGACCCGTTGGAGGAAGGGACTGCATTGGCAGTTGGGTCAATAAAATTGCATCCGCTTTTCACGCCAGGACATACAGAAGGTCATCACGCCTATCATGTGAACGACCGTGTTTTTACCGGTGATGCTTTGCTCATAGATGGTTGCGGGCGAACCGATTTTCAAGGAGGAGATGCGGCGCTGCTATATCGCTCTATCCACAAAAAGCTGTTCAGCTTGCCTGATGAAACACTGGTTTACCCAGGGCATGATTACAACGGCCGATGGTGTTCTTGTGTTGGCCAGGAAAAAGCCAGGAACCCACGGCTTGGGAACGGCAAGTCAGAATCTGATTTTATCAAAATCATGAATGAGTTGAACCTTCCCTATCCAAAATTTATTGATTTTGCAGTCCCTGGAAACCAAGCCTGTGGGGTATGCCCCGAATCACTTCCAGAAGAGCTCAAAGCATACTGTCAGCCGATGAAATAG
- a CDS encoding recombinase family protein, which yields MSTQRKITPKVRCAIYTRKSTDEGLEMDFNSLDAQREACESFITSQKAEGWHLVPDRYDDGGFSGGNLERPGLKRLLTDIEAGKIDMVVIYKIDRLTRSLLDFSKLVERFDNYEVTFTSVTQSFNTATSMGRLTLNMLLSFAQFEREVTAERIRDKFAASKRKGLWMGGRVPLGYRVKDRKLVVVQKDAKTVQFIFERYLEIGSVTQLVDELAHAGAVSTYGNPMDKGYLYRLLKNRHYLGEIPSGDKSYPGEHDAIIEREIWDKAQALLASNKRKQPPRRRRQSVALLSGLIRCAHCDRSMSPSHSRKKGKLYRYYICQTATKTGYKNCPICAVPAGDIEVLVVQQVRQILHRPEMVVKIWREGKEIGSDLQESEIIKALQRLDPVWEELFPAEQQRLINLLVDRVELAPEELKVRLRAEGLDILAKELSHISNKKGKAA from the coding sequence ATGAGCACTCAGAGGAAGATCACGCCAAAAGTGCGTTGCGCCATCTACACCCGCAAAAGCACCGATGAAGGGCTTGAGATGGATTTCAACAGCCTCGACGCCCAACGTGAAGCTTGTGAATCCTTTATCACCAGCCAAAAGGCGGAAGGCTGGCACTTGGTCCCGGATCGCTACGACGATGGTGGATTTTCGGGTGGCAACCTGGAGCGGCCTGGCCTAAAGCGCCTGCTGACAGATATCGAGGCTGGCAAGATCGACATGGTGGTGATTTATAAAATCGACCGACTGACACGGTCACTTCTGGACTTTTCAAAGCTGGTGGAACGCTTCGACAACTATGAAGTGACCTTCACCAGCGTGACCCAGTCCTTCAACACGGCCACCTCCATGGGAAGATTGACCCTCAATATGTTGCTCTCCTTCGCCCAGTTCGAGCGGGAGGTCACGGCGGAGAGGATCCGGGATAAATTCGCTGCCTCCAAGCGCAAAGGATTATGGATGGGTGGCCGTGTCCCGCTGGGGTACCGGGTCAAGGACCGCAAACTTGTCGTGGTTCAAAAGGATGCCAAGACGGTCCAGTTCATTTTTGAGCGGTACCTTGAGATTGGCTCAGTGACCCAGTTAGTTGATGAATTGGCGCATGCGGGGGCGGTAAGCACCTACGGTAACCCCATGGACAAGGGGTACCTCTACCGCCTACTGAAAAATCGCCACTATCTGGGAGAGATCCCCTCTGGGGACAAAAGCTATCCAGGTGAGCATGATGCAATCATCGAGCGGGAAATTTGGGATAAGGCACAGGCACTGCTGGCCTCCAATAAACGAAAACAGCCCCCACGTCGGCGCAGGCAGAGCGTAGCTCTTCTTTCTGGCCTGATCCGCTGTGCCCATTGTGACCGATCCATGAGTCCCAGTCACTCTCGAAAGAAAGGAAAGCTATACCGTTACTACATCTGCCAAACAGCGACAAAAACGGGTTACAAAAACTGCCCGATCTGCGCAGTTCCGGCTGGAGACATTGAAGTCCTGGTTGTCCAGCAGGTCCGACAGATTCTGCACCGACCAGAAATGGTGGTAAAAATCTGGCGGGAAGGGAAAGAGATTGGCTCCGACCTTCAGGAATCAGAGATCATTAAGGCGTTGCAACGCCTGGATCCTGTTTGGGAGGAGCTGTTCCCGGCAGAACAGCAGCGACTGATCAATCTACTGGTCGATCGGGTCGAGCTCGCGCCGGAGGAGCTTAAGGTACGTCTTCGTGCTGAAGGCCTCGACATCCTGGCAAAAGAGCTGAGCCATATTAGCAACAAAAAGGGGAAAGCGGCATGA
- a CDS encoding DUF2924 domain-containing protein translates to MKHFELMKKVAVLPELSTPKLRAMWIEYHDSEPPPFNRSFLVKRLAYRLQELAYGGMSQETKKRLEALDAEAEQERKPTKEQVLPGTRLIREWKGEDHVCTVLEDGFEYGGRRFKSLTAVANFITGSRWNGHVFWGLRKQKRGTTQ, encoded by the coding sequence ATGAAACACTTTGAATTGATGAAAAAAGTTGCTGTATTGCCGGAGCTCAGCACGCCGAAGTTGAGGGCAATGTGGATCGAGTACCACGACAGCGAACCACCACCGTTCAACAGATCATTCCTGGTCAAACGACTGGCCTACAGGCTTCAGGAACTGGCGTACGGTGGCATGTCACAGGAGACCAAGAAGCGCCTTGAGGCGTTGGATGCCGAGGCCGAGCAAGAGAGGAAGCCGACCAAGGAGCAGGTATTGCCCGGAACACGCCTCATCAGGGAGTGGAAGGGAGAGGATCACGTCTGCACCGTATTGGAGGATGGATTTGAATACGGCGGTCGCCGATTCAAAAGCCTTACGGCAGTGGCCAACTTCATCACCGGATCCCGATGGAATGGCCATGTGTTTTGGGGGCTCCGCAAGCAGAAACGGGGGACGACGCAATGA
- a CDS encoding IS66-like element ISMasp5 family transposase, which translates to MKLSDHDLLQIDEEYLSSLSSAELLAVSRKMLEDLKESRERLNRTPDNSSQPPSSRPAYLGIPVEEDEAHLDEDEDDASPDKKKGADDEGGDDSPGPSGNSTPPAPGKGKPDSSSEKPKGRAGKPIGAKGFGRTQTIPIRSTVVHRAETCAACDAALPLDARFIARIGYVTIDLIRGGPDQPGLRMEGTKHLFGEIACRCGHISCTGPGTGDRLEIAGRKTATSLSEWRIVGPMLAAFIVALAKRMRLSRSKVQEFLIDWFGLELSVGTIDNCIREVGLAANPVQDELIAELRASALAHVDETPWKQKGQALWLWVFATANTVLFCVGPRTRQMVMDILTEEFAGWLMSDGLMNYRTFSKRLRCWAHLIRKAKGLSVSLDKETKRFGSRVLEVLEYMVEEVKDGSDPPAAASILEDFQGYCKMYRDYPPSEKVRSLAVELLNDWDVIWLPLRSPGLPLTNNDAERALRHWVIARLISHGTRTAEGSQVLGVLASVIETCRLRNVSPWDYLAKVIAERRNGNPVPPLPAPVAA; encoded by the coding sequence ATGAAGCTTTCGGATCACGACCTGCTCCAGATTGATGAGGAATATCTCTCCTCGCTATCGTCTGCAGAATTGCTGGCCGTCAGCCGGAAAATGTTGGAGGATCTTAAGGAATCTCGTGAGCGTTTGAACCGGACACCTGATAACAGCTCCCAGCCGCCCAGCAGTCGTCCGGCGTACCTTGGAATTCCAGTTGAGGAGGATGAAGCGCATCTGGATGAGGATGAAGATGACGCTTCGCCGGATAAAAAGAAGGGGGCCGATGATGAGGGTGGAGATGATTCCCCAGGGCCTTCCGGTAATTCTACTCCCCCTGCTCCAGGAAAGGGCAAGCCGGATTCTTCAAGCGAGAAGCCGAAAGGTAGGGCTGGGAAGCCGATCGGCGCCAAAGGCTTCGGCCGTACCCAAACAATTCCGATTCGGAGTACCGTGGTTCATCGAGCGGAAACGTGTGCTGCCTGCGATGCTGCCCTTCCCTTGGATGCTCGATTTATAGCTCGAATCGGCTATGTGACCATCGATCTGATAAGGGGTGGCCCGGATCAGCCTGGATTGAGGATGGAGGGAACCAAGCACCTTTTTGGGGAAATTGCCTGTAGATGCGGCCATATTTCATGTACCGGTCCCGGCACAGGGGATCGACTTGAGATTGCAGGACGCAAAACCGCAACCAGTTTGAGTGAATGGCGTATTGTCGGCCCCATGTTGGCAGCTTTCATTGTTGCGCTCGCAAAACGGATGCGGTTGTCTCGCTCCAAGGTCCAGGAGTTTTTAATCGATTGGTTCGGCCTGGAGTTGAGTGTCGGGACCATCGACAATTGCATACGTGAAGTCGGGCTGGCTGCCAACCCTGTTCAGGATGAACTGATTGCTGAACTTCGTGCTTCTGCTCTGGCTCATGTAGACGAAACGCCTTGGAAGCAAAAAGGTCAAGCTTTGTGGCTTTGGGTTTTCGCGACGGCCAATACAGTCTTGTTTTGTGTGGGACCTCGGACACGGCAAATGGTCATGGATATCCTGACCGAGGAATTCGCGGGCTGGCTGATGAGCGACGGACTCATGAACTACCGGACTTTTTCAAAGCGGCTGCGTTGCTGGGCACATCTGATCCGGAAGGCCAAAGGGTTGTCGGTAAGCCTGGATAAAGAGACCAAGCGATTCGGCTCCAGGGTATTGGAAGTCCTGGAATACATGGTCGAAGAGGTCAAAGACGGATCGGATCCGCCTGCTGCCGCGTCGATTTTGGAAGATTTCCAGGGATACTGCAAAATGTACAGAGATTATCCCCCGTCCGAAAAGGTTCGCAGCCTTGCCGTTGAGCTTCTCAATGACTGGGATGTCATCTGGCTACCCTTGAGATCTCCGGGGTTGCCACTGACAAACAATGATGCTGAACGTGCGCTGCGCCACTGGGTCATCGCGCGTTTGATCAGCCATGGAACTCGTACGGCAGAAGGGAGCCAAGTATTGGGTGTGCTGGCTAGCGTCATCGAAACTTGCCGATTGCGGAACGTGTCCCCCTGGGACTATCTTGCTAAGGTAATTGCTGAACGGAGAAATGGAAACCCCGTACCACCGTTACCGGCTCCAGTAGCCGCTTGA
- the murA gene encoding UDP-N-acetylglucosamine 1-carboxyvinyltransferase, which yields MDKILVRGGNTLKGTIPISGAKNACLPELAATLLTEDTVTLRNVPHLRDVTTMLELLGQHGAAITIDEKLGVSIDCKSIQNTMAPYDLVRTMRASVLVMGPLVARCGHAEISLPGGCAIGSRPINLHLRGLEMMGAHVTLEDGYVRIKAGRLKGAHIVFDLVTVTGTENLLMAATLADGITILDNAAAEPEVVDLANLLMAMGAKIDGAGTRTITIEGVKNLHGTSHDILPDRIETGTFMVAAAVTGGDITMTGTYPALLEAHIAKMREAGCQIDEMDRAIRVRAEAGTLRAVDITTLPHPGFPTDLQAQMMVLLTVAKGAAQIKETIFENRFMHVSELQRMGADITVQGNTAIVRGVPQLRGAPVMATDLRASASLVLAGLCAEGETLISRVYHIDRGYERIEEKLKALGADIQRLGR from the coding sequence ATGGATAAAATTCTCGTTCGCGGTGGCAACACCCTCAAAGGCACCATCCCCATCAGCGGCGCTAAAAACGCCTGCCTGCCAGAGCTGGCGGCTACCCTGCTGACAGAGGATACCGTTACCCTGCGTAATGTCCCCCATCTGCGCGATGTCACCACCATGCTCGAACTACTCGGGCAACATGGTGCCGCCATCACCATTGATGAAAAACTTGGGGTTTCCATCGACTGCAAATCCATCCAAAACACCATGGCCCCATATGACTTGGTGCGTACCATGCGCGCCTCCGTCCTGGTCATGGGTCCCTTGGTCGCCCGCTGCGGTCATGCCGAAATCTCCCTGCCCGGCGGCTGCGCCATCGGCTCGCGCCCCATCAATCTACACCTACGCGGCCTCGAAATGATGGGTGCCCATGTCACCCTCGAAGATGGCTATGTGCGCATTAAAGCAGGCCGCCTAAAAGGGGCACACATCGTTTTTGATCTGGTCACCGTCACCGGCACCGAAAACCTGCTCATGGCCGCGACCCTGGCCGATGGCATCACCATTCTCGACAACGCCGCCGCCGAACCCGAAGTGGTGGACCTGGCCAACCTGCTCATGGCGATGGGGGCCAAAATAGACGGTGCCGGTACCCGTACCATCACCATCGAAGGGGTCAAAAACCTACACGGAACGTCCCACGATATCCTGCCCGACCGTATCGAAACCGGCACCTTTATGGTCGCCGCAGCGGTCACCGGTGGCGACATCACCATGACCGGCACCTACCCCGCCCTGCTGGAAGCCCATATCGCCAAAATGCGCGAAGCTGGCTGCCAAATTGACGAGATGGATCGAGCCATCCGCGTTCGTGCCGAAGCCGGAACCCTGCGTGCGGTGGATATTACCACCCTGCCCCATCCCGGTTTTCCCACCGATCTGCAAGCGCAAATGATGGTGCTGCTCACCGTTGCTAAAGGGGCCGCACAGATCAAAGAGACCATCTTTGAAAATCGCTTTATGCATGTCTCCGAACTGCAACGCATGGGGGCCGATATCACGGTTCAAGGCAATACCGCCATCGTGCGTGGCGTGCCCCAACTGCGGGGTGCTCCGGTTATGGCAACCGATCTTCGGGCCTCTGCATCGCTGGTTTTGGCGGGCCTCTGTGCCGAGGGCGAAACCCTTATCTCACGGGTCTACCATATTGATCGTGGTTATGAACGCATCGAAGAAAAGCTTAAAGCTTTGGGGGCAGATATTCAGCGCCTGGGTCGGTAA
- the hisD gene encoding histidinol dehydrogenase, protein MTELSITTLHTSDADFERRFMDLITWNAGDMADIERRVAQIIADVRQHGDRAVIDYTQRFDRITLTPEGMAFSEAELEDALATVPHDVYQALELAAQRIYQFHSWQLPQMGIQEFMDASGTLLGQRVQAVKKAGLYVPGGLASYPSSVLMNAIPAKVAGVETLIMVVPTPDNQVNPAILAAARLAGVDKIFRIGGAQAVAAMAYGTQQVPAVDMIVGPGNIYVATAKRQVYGQVGIDMIAGPSEILVIADNQNDPKWIAADLLSQAEHDRDAQSILVTDDATFAEQVRLAIAEQLSHLSRSQIARQSIMERGGIIVVKDLDEGAKIASRVAPEHLELAVADPRTLMHKIDHAGAIFMGRHTPEPIGDYVAGPNHVLPTNGTARFSSPLGVHNFIKRSSLIGCTARSFASIGPAASALAGSEGLTAHKLSVDLRLAKE, encoded by the coding sequence ATGACTGAGCTCTCCATCACCACCCTGCACACCAGCGATGCCGACTTTGAGCGCCGTTTCATGGATTTGATTACATGGAATGCAGGCGACATGGCCGACATTGAACGCCGCGTCGCCCAGATTATCGCCGATGTGCGCCAGCATGGAGATCGCGCTGTTATTGATTATACCCAGCGTTTTGACCGCATCACCCTCACCCCTGAAGGCATGGCCTTCTCTGAAGCTGAGTTAGAGGATGCCTTAGCCACGGTGCCCCATGACGTTTATCAAGCGTTGGAGTTGGCGGCTCAGCGGATTTACCAATTCCATAGCTGGCAGCTCCCCCAAATGGGTATCCAAGAGTTCATGGATGCCTCGGGCACCCTGCTGGGGCAGCGGGTACAGGCGGTTAAAAAGGCGGGGCTCTATGTGCCAGGTGGTTTGGCCAGCTACCCCTCCTCGGTTTTAATGAATGCCATACCTGCCAAGGTGGCGGGCGTCGAAACGTTAATTATGGTGGTCCCCACCCCGGACAACCAAGTAAACCCGGCGATCTTGGCTGCGGCCCGCTTGGCGGGTGTGGATAAAATCTTTCGCATTGGTGGTGCCCAAGCCGTAGCTGCCATGGCCTATGGCACCCAGCAGGTACCCGCCGTGGATATGATTGTAGGGCCTGGGAACATCTACGTTGCCACCGCCAAGCGACAGGTATATGGACAGGTGGGCATTGATATGATCGCCGGTCCTTCTGAAATTTTGGTCATTGCGGATAACCAAAACGACCCCAAATGGATCGCGGCAGACCTGCTCTCGCAAGCCGAACATGATCGCGATGCCCAGTCGATTTTGGTCACGGATGACGCCACTTTTGCTGAGCAGGTGCGGCTGGCCATTGCAGAGCAGCTTAGCCATCTTTCTCGCAGCCAAATCGCCCGTCAATCCATCATGGAACGCGGTGGAATTATTGTGGTCAAAGATCTTGATGAGGGTGCCAAAATCGCCTCTCGCGTGGCACCAGAGCACCTGGAGCTGGCGGTGGCAGATCCCCGTACTTTGATGCACAAAATTGATCATGCGGGGGCAATTTTTATGGGGCGGCACACCCCAGAGCCTATTGGGGATTATGTAGCAGGTCCCAACCATGTGCTGCCCACCAATGGTACGGCCCGTTTTTCGAGCCCCTTGGGGGTGCATAATTTTATCAAGCGCAGCAGCCTCATTGGCTGTACGGCAAGGTCGTTCGCCAGCATCGGTCCGGCCGCCTCGGCGCTGGCGGGTTCCGAGGGCTTAACCGCCCATAAGTTGAGCGTTGATCTACGCCTAGCAAAAGAGTAG
- a CDS encoding cation:proton antiporter family protein: MDILESIQIQDPAWIAVAFFFGLIFKKLHLAPMLGFLAAGFALNILGVSNDSFLNELADLGVTLLLFTIGLKLQLKSLARTEIWGTATAHMGIIVIATTLILLLLSLTAIQTFADLGWEEALIVAFALSFSSTVFAIKTLEGRGAMSAQYAHVSIGILVIQDIAAVIFLAASSGKVPSIWAVLLLALIPGRHLLGYILSQSGHRELLALFGFVTALGGAAVFELVGMKGDLGALVFGVLLANHPQAGELSKNLLGFKEIFLVGFFLTIGLSGLPTWETAIAALILLLIMPIKGALFYLLLTRLKLRARSATQSSAILTNYSEFGLIVAAIALNVGWLPAEWVTILALALSFSFLIASPLNSHADDLYEKIRGWLVRWERDERLPEDREIFITGNDLLILGMGKVGQAAYDEMSKQEQSKIMGIDVDHSVVMRNKAAGRNVVVGDASHPEFWSLFTDGHQGVKTVLLSMPNQQSNIIVADNLRKHGYQGSLVAIALYPDQEARLKEHGITQVYNVYNEVGLGVATHLLETKQ, from the coding sequence ATGGATATCCTTGAATCAATTCAGATACAAGACCCTGCCTGGATTGCAGTTGCTTTCTTTTTTGGCCTCATATTTAAAAAACTCCATCTTGCTCCAATGCTGGGATTTTTGGCCGCTGGTTTTGCGCTCAATATCCTGGGGGTATCTAACGACTCTTTTCTGAATGAACTTGCAGATCTCGGTGTGACCTTGCTGCTGTTTACCATTGGGCTGAAGTTGCAGTTAAAATCACTTGCCCGCACTGAAATTTGGGGCACTGCAACAGCCCACATGGGCATCATTGTTATTGCAACCACATTGATTTTGCTTCTTCTCAGCCTAACGGCTATTCAAACATTCGCCGATTTGGGTTGGGAAGAGGCTCTCATTGTTGCCTTTGCTCTCTCATTTTCCAGCACTGTATTTGCCATCAAAACCCTAGAAGGGCGCGGGGCGATGAGCGCTCAGTATGCCCATGTTTCCATTGGAATTTTGGTTATTCAAGATATCGCAGCCGTAATTTTTCTAGCTGCATCATCAGGCAAGGTACCATCCATTTGGGCTGTGCTACTGCTGGCACTCATACCTGGCCGTCATCTGCTGGGCTATATTCTTTCTCAATCGGGTCATCGTGAACTACTGGCTCTTTTTGGATTTGTCACTGCTTTGGGAGGAGCAGCGGTCTTTGAACTTGTGGGTATGAAGGGAGATCTTGGCGCTTTGGTTTTTGGCGTGTTGTTGGCAAACCATCCCCAAGCAGGAGAGCTTTCCAAGAATCTCCTTGGATTCAAAGAGATTTTCTTAGTCGGCTTTTTCCTCACTATAGGTCTTTCAGGCTTGCCCACATGGGAAACTGCCATAGCAGCTCTCATACTCCTGCTTATTATGCCTATCAAAGGGGCTCTATTCTACCTACTCCTCACCCGCTTAAAATTACGAGCAAGATCAGCAACACAGAGTAGCGCAATTTTAACCAATTACTCTGAGTTTGGCTTAATCGTCGCTGCCATTGCTCTGAATGTGGGATGGTTGCCCGCTGAGTGGGTGACCATACTTGCCTTAGCACTCTCTTTTTCGTTTCTTATCGCCTCCCCTTTAAACAGCCATGCAGATGACTTATACGAAAAAATCCGTGGATGGTTGGTGCGTTGGGAAAGAGATGAACGTTTACCAGAGGATAGAGAGATCTTTATCACAGGAAATGATCTCTTGATCTTAGGGATGGGGAAGGTGGGGCAGGCTGCTTATGATGAGATGAGTAAACAAGAGCAGAGTAAGATAATGGGCATCGATGTTGACCATAGCGTGGTGATGCGCAATAAAGCTGCTGGACGAAACGTTGTCGTCGGGGACGCATCCCATCCCGAATTCTGGTCACTTTTCACTGATGGCCACCAAGGTGTGAAAACGGTTTTATTATCCATGCCTAATCAGCAATCAAATATAATCGTAGCGGATAATCTACGCAAACACGGCTATCAGGGCTCTTTGGTTGCTATTGCGCTCTACCCTGATCAGGAAGCAAGATTGAAAGAACATGGCATTACCCAAGTCTATAACGTCTACAATGAAGTTGGCTTAGGTGTTGCCACTCATTTGCTTGAAACGAAGCAATAA
- a CDS encoding CDGSH iron-sulfur domain-containing protein, which translates to MYPTSPIEAILPEGQHVICRCGRSKLQPHCDGSHKGSGMMPVVIELSQEHQVSVCRCGKSRSFPYCDSTHKDLL; encoded by the coding sequence ATGTACCCCACAAGCCCCATTGAGGCGATTCTACCCGAGGGCCAGCATGTCATTTGTCGTTGTGGCCGTAGCAAGCTGCAACCCCATTGTGATGGCAGTCATAAAGGCAGCGGCATGATGCCGGTCGTCATTGAGTTAAGCCAAGAGCACCAAGTCTCCGTATGCCGATGCGGTAAAAGCAGAAGTTTCCCCTATTGCGACAGCACCCACAAAGATCTGCTTTAG